The Fusarium fujikuroi IMI 58289 draft genome, chromosome FFUJ_chr01 sequence TCAAGCACGTTGGAGGGGCTTTTGAATGAAGTAGTGACTAaaaagagcttgaggtgTAGGCTGGAttttggttgttgatgagctaGCTTGAAATATTATCCTGAGGAATAGTGCAGTACGTCAGTATGCGTctctaaggtaggtacctatatGCTATCCCTCGTGGGGCCAACCATGGGACCCCAGGCCCCACCTTGAATAAATACCCTCGCGTCCTACCTAGAGTAAGGTAGTTTGGTTCTAACCCAAATACATACCTACATACCTGTATCTGAGATATAGCTCTGATATCGATAGCCCAATAGTATGAGATGTTATATTCATATTTCAACCCATGTTAAAAATCATGGATCTATTTTACTTATGAAATCACAAACAGAGATTGGGACAACTGGTCTAATGTCTAAAATTCGTTTCATGGAGGGTACTGCCTAGTAACATGCATTGGCCTTCGTCAAGATATCTCAAGTATTGCTTCTTTCATCATGTCATTAGAGAAACCAAGCACATAGTCGAGAATACACCTCGCGAGGATGCATCGCCATTTCAtctcttctcgtcctcgACTGTCTTCTTAACGCCATCCACGAATGCCTCAATAGCTTGGCCACCACCCAAAGGCATGCCGCTGCCTCTTAGGTATCCTCCATCTTGTACCTTTACACCAAGAGCATCCGCAATGCTTGGCAAGCCACCATCCCGTATGGCCATTGTGAGACTTGCCAGGGCTTGATTGAACTGGGGACTTCTCAgaaccttcttcaacagcgtCCGCTTGTCGTCCAGGGATAATGAGGCTTTGGCATCCTCCACAGCCGAAGCTGACGGCTCCAATTTCCCATCAACAGAATCCGTTGAGCCACTTGCAAGGACTATAATGGCAGGAGGGAGAAGGCTGATCAATGTGTCTGTGAACTCTTCCGTGGCCGAGTCAACCATAGGTATTGTGATGGAAGTGGGAAGTAGGTGGTTGAGGTGAGGGTATGCCTTGTCGGTggtttgctgctgctgtctaCCAGAGAGCCCCGACGGGCCTCGAAGGCTGTCCAAAAAGCTCTTcacagcggcagcagcatcGGCATCAGGggcagatgaagaggccCTGGAACAAGGTCAGCACAGTCACATTTAGAGTTGATGCCATAGATCCAGCGCCAGGACACTAGTTCCCAATTCTCCTCTCACAGTGAAGAAATCTAGTTTTACACAGTTGACCTGTTGCCCCAGATCTGTGATCTACAAGCCAAGCCCATCGCTCGCTAGCATACCATCCAATTTAACCATGCAAAGGGAATCACCTACGCTCTAGCACCATCAGCTCCGCCCTCTCGTGagccctcgccctcctctCGAACGTCTCCACCCGTAGCGTCGGGCCCTGCACCTCCGCTGCCGCTTCCTCGAGGAGCACGGTGGGTATCAGCGTCCTCCATGgtctcatcctcgtcgtcgggTCGGCTATCGTTGTTACGGAGAGCTGAAAATTCCTCAGCTACATCCACCTCCTCACCCTGTAGTAGTTGATGGACTATTTCGCCAATCTTGCGATCCCGGGGGCTGTAGTAGGCAGGATCTCCGTCTTCGGCCTGAGGCTTTGACTGAAGCCAGAAGAGATATCGTTGGGACGAAGAAGTAAACTTGAGGACGAAGATACGACCGTTGGTCTTGGAGGTGGGCTCGGAAGACGATGTGTATTCGTGAGGAGTGAAGCTGCCATCGCCAGGGACCATGATCAGGTCAAGTTCAGGGTTGTCGAGGGGTTCGCTTCGCTTGCGCCAGCAAAAATGCACGAGATCTGTTCTGTCATTAGCCATGTAGCATTGGCAAGGGCGAACTTGAAAACCCACCATCTTCAGAGTATAGGTAGATATAGCCCGGCTCAGGTTGCGGCTTCACTTTGTAAGGCTTAGAGGAGGCCTGGAGACAAGTGAAGTTAGTACATGCTCCTACAAATTCCTGAGTACTGGATGAGACGTACATCAACCTCGCACTGGCCCGCTTTGAAGGTGATAATTGGTGAGATTGGCATGTTCGGAAATTTTGGACTTGTGCCGGAAGAGAGAAAATCGTGGAGTGTTGGGAAAAGGTTATACAACGACTTGATTCACAAGGCGGCAGAAGCTCTTACGTCGTCCAGCTGTGATATGTATAGAATGGAGTTACCTAAGATAGGAAGCTCGGACCCACCTACGCCTTTGGGAGCTCAATGACGCTCATGGAGCGGCTAGCGGAGAGAATTAATCCGTTACTTTTTCCGCCCCTCACTTAGTCTTCAGTGGTGAGCCCCAGTCAAAGCAGATTAGGTGAAAAATCTCATAAACCCCACCTGGACATCGACCAGACAACCCATTTTCCTTCTCACATCTCTCCCAGCTCTACAAATACCCgacctttctcttctttccgACTTGACTTTTCACATCCTTCAAAATGGGCTTCACCGATCTCGTTTCCGATGCTGGGCTTACCGGTA is a genomic window containing:
- a CDS encoding related to oocyte membrane protein, producing the protein MPISPIITFKAGQCEVDASSKPYKVKPQPEPGYIYLYSEDDLVHFCWRKRSEPLDNPELDLIMVPGDGSFTPHEYTSSSEPTSKTNGRIFVLKFTSSSQRYLFWLQSKPQAEDGDPAYYSPRDRKIGEIVHQLLQGEEVDVAEEFSALRNNDSRPDDEDETMEDADTHRAPRGSGSGGAGPDATGGDVREEGEGSREGGADGARAASSSAPDADAAAAVKSFLDSLRGPSGLSGRQQQQTTDKAYPHLNHLLPTSITIPMVDSATEEFTDTLISLLPPAIIVLASGSTDSVDGKLEPSASAVEDAKASLSLDDKRTLLKKVLRSPQFNQALASLTMAIRDGGLPSIADALGVKVQDGGYLRGSGMPLGGGQAIEAFVDGVKKTVEDEKR